A single window of Nicotiana sylvestris chromosome 3, ASM39365v2, whole genome shotgun sequence DNA harbors:
- the LOC138887072 gene encoding uncharacterized protein, with the protein MNKICDLFGFKQRNSSMYNGLAKAFNKTLCNLLKKVISKSKRDWHDRMEEALWAYRPTQVTPYALVYGVKAVLPLERQIPSLRLAIQEGITDEENARLQLSELEALDDKRLEAQQSLECYQA; encoded by the coding sequence atgaacaagatttgtgatctctttggtttcaagcaacgtaactcttctaTGTACAATGGTCTAGCTaaggcattcaacaagactctatgcaaccTGCTAAAGAAAGTCATCTCCAAGTCCAAACGAGATTGGcatgaccgtatggaagaagctctatgggcatataggcCAACACAAGTGACCCCTTATGCACTCGTTTATGGAGTCAAAGCCGTCTTACCACtcgagcgtcaaataccttcattacgattagctattcaagaagggataactgatgaagaaaatgctcgacttcaaTTATCAgagttggaggctcttgatgataagaggttggaagctcaacagagtcttgaatgttatcaagcttgA